Part of the Suncus etruscus isolate mSunEtr1 chromosome 20, mSunEtr1.pri.cur, whole genome shotgun sequence genome, GCACCAGACTTCAAACGTGCCACTGAGGTTAGCgccgggggaaaaaaaagagctggCCACGAGGTCCCTGGCGTTCCAGCTCCTGTGTTTCCGGGCTTTCAGTTCTGCCCCTCATCTCACCACAGACCCCCACACTGTCTAGAGCTAAGGCCTGAATCTGCCCACCCATGGGCACAACATGGGTTTAGGCAGTATTGCATAGCAGTAAGGTCTGACAGCAGGAATTCTTCCCCTGAACAGTCAGCTGCTGCCCCCAGTTCTGGCCACAGGGTTCTGGCCACAGGGTTCCGTCCAGTTCTTGGGCTCAGGGAGGGGCTATGAGAATAGGAGAAATCTTGGGGAGATCCACCTGAGCCCCAAGCCAGTGGCGGGAGACCTAAGAGGAATGGAAAGACTGAATGCTTCCTAGAGGGAGATGCACAGGTAGCTGAAACAAACTGTCATCATgtccctcctggctctccacGCGTGTCCCCTCTCCCCATGAAATCCGTGTACTGACTTTCCATGGTGCTGAGAGTCACAGCTAGATATTTCTGGGGGCCCCTGTGACCTGGGCCATGTCTGCATTTCTCCTCCCTCTGTCACTTACCCCTGGCAGAAGTGGCTGCACCCTCTCAGCTAACCTCACTCCCAGCTCTTAGtcttttgtcatttctgtttCCTTGGCTTTCCCTGGGAGCTTCTCCTGCCGGTTTCTGTCTTTCAACTTCGGTTTCAACTTTCACCTCACGTGGAGTAACCCTGTTTTCTCAACTCCCTCCTCGCTCTCTCAcctttcttcctgtttctcaCCCATGAGGTTGGCCCAGTGGGGAGGATCAGGGGTTCCAGGGAGCTGGGACCTGCATGGTACATGTAGCAAGGTGAGAGTTGGGGACCTGGCTGGAAAGGGGTGTATGGATATAGAGAATAAATAGGCTTTGCTACCTGCAAAGCCCCCAGCTCACAGCAGTCCCTTTGGGTCTGGGACACCCCCCATTTTACTTGTAGGAGAGATCAAAGATATCACCCATCTTTGGGGCAATAGAAAGTCAAAGCGAGATTCCTTTTGCACATGCCCCTCCCTTGGAATAGGATTTCTACTAAGCAGGAATGAAACAGGGACTGTGCCGGCTGGAGATACTGCAGGGGTGAGACCTCACAAGCCAGGGAACAGTGGAAGGTTTCTGTGCTCAGCACAGCAGGTGCAAGGCCAGGAGCTGGTTTCAGGACAGCATGGGGGAGGCAAGTAGGGGTGAAGCATAGTCAGCTGCCTCATGgacctcttttcttttccatcagcccccttttggggggggagtcacacctggagatgctgaggggttactcctggctctgtgctcagaatctctcctggcaggctcaggggaccatataggatgctgggattcaaaccgggggtCCAACAGCCCCTTGAGGCAAACTTGAGTGCTGCCAGTCCTTACCGGTCCCCTCTCCGCAGGCTTCTTCAGTGAGGTCTGGAGTGGAGGCAGAGTGAACCATGGTCGCCTGTGCTCTCCTGCCTCTGCTGCTGTGGGTTCTAAGGGCTGGCCCTGTACTGGGCCGGGAGCTGCCCAGACCCCCTGACGACTCAGAGCCATACCTAACTGCAGTTGTCCGTCCTAAAGGCCTTGAGGGTCCCCAGTCCCAGGCTTCTGACTTCTGGGAGAAAGCCAGAGATGGAGACTCCTGGAACTCCGCTGTGTCCTCCATCCCTGCTGGAGAGCTGCCCCTTGGCCCAGCCCTGCATGGTCCGAGAGCTGCCTCGGGGCCACCCCGAGTAGGACCTGCGGTAACAGATGACTTACAGATGGCTCGAGGGTCAACTTCTCTGGGCTGGACAGGACCTCTTGACTCCCAGGAGAGTAAGGAGCACGAAGTACCAGGCCCACACCCAGGGGGGCCTCCCCAGCTTACTGTCATTCCCACAACTGTCAGAATCCAGCTTGGGGGTGCCACAGCTCCTCCCCTCCTTGGGGCATCTGCAGGTCTACAACCACCTAGCGAGCAGGGGGTGTTGATTGGAGACAAGACCAGTGCCCCTGAGATACCCCCCTGGGATGGCCACAACCCTCTCCACACTCCCAGCACCCCTCTGGGTACTGCCGGAAGCCCCGTGCTGGAGTCTCGGGGTGCTGAGGAAGACTTCCAGGAGGTGGCTCGAGGCCCCCCACTCATCCAGCAGGGTCATGCACCCCCTGATCAGCAGGGCTCTGAGATTCCAATTGAAGGGGGCTCCTCTCCAGAGCCTGAAACCCAGCCAGATCTGGCCAAAACTGGAAGCCACCCTCCTGCTCAAGAGACACCAGTGGAGCCCCCCAGGAAGGATGGGGGTAGAGAAGAGAGCTCCCCAAGTCCCTCACCCAAGCAGACTGACCCCCCTGATGTCAGGGGCACCCCAGCTACAGAGAGTTCTCAGGCTCCAGGTAAGTCTCAAAGGGCTGAGCGGGGCAGCATTTCAGGCCACTGCAtgttgggggagggagggagggtgccCCAGTTTCTAAGTGACCTCCCATCCCTCTGGGCCCCCTGACAGACAAGGTGTCCAGCTGTCTCTAGGGACTGAGCTTGCAGGGCAAAGCAGGCAATGAGTTGGTTTGTCTTTTCAGAGGTCTCTGTGATGAACGGTGTGGACCCCATTTCCCCTCAGCGGGTGAGAGGGGCGGTGGGGAGTCCAGGGACCCCCAAGTCTCTCATCCCTAGCCTGCTGGACCCCGGCCCAGCTCCAAACCGGACAGACATTCCTAAGGAGGCTCTCAAGCCAGGTGAGGGCATGGTTGGGGAATTGAGGGGTCTGGGCAGCACTGAATCCCcctgggagtggggggggggacacatgcTCCCCTCATTGGGCATACCCAGTGTAGATCCATCACCCACAGAACCTGAAGAATTCTGACTCAGTGGATGCTTGGGCAAGCTCTGCAATTCGGGTGTTTCCTCCATGGGACTTCCCCTAGGGGACAAGGGGCTCTGCTAACCACTTTCCTGTGGGACCATGGCACCCAGGGTTTTGGGGAGACTTAAATATTGTCCCCAAGCCGGCTTCACAGGGCTGGTCTAATGTCATTGCAGATGACACTGAGGACTGGCCTGGACGCCCCCAAAGTCATCCCCCAGCACCCCCAGTTCAGGCCCCTTCCACGTCTCGCAGGGGCCTCATCCGCATCACCACACAGCGAGCCCTGGGTCAACCTGGCCTTCCGGAGCCCCCGGCCAGCTCCATGGCCCCGGTGCCAGTGTCCAGCCCCCCGGCCAATGCCACGGCCCCGCCACTGCTCTGGGGCCCCCTGAGAAGGGTGCTAAGCTTCTCCTGGGAGCTGCACGTCTACGGGGTGGGGGTGCTCTTCCTGCTGCCTGCCCTGCTGGCACTGGCCACACTGGCAGCCGCTCCATCTGGGCCCAGGCTGGCACTGGCAGCAGCGGCATTGGTGTTGGTGGGTGCAGTGCTTCGCTCGGCCTATATGCTGGCTGACCCCTACGGCTCGCAGGCTCGGCTGGGCATCCAGGCAGGCCTGGTGCTTTATAACCTGCCCTTCCCTTTGCTGGTCACAGCACAGGGGGCTCTGTCCCTGCTGGGCCTGGGCACAGGGCTGCCACCGCAGCTGCAGAAACCGCTCCTGCTGGCTGTGCTGGCCGGGTTGCACTTGCTGATCTTGCTGACCACCGACCTACTGTCCAGAAGGCCTGTGCTCAACCTCCTGGCCCAGGGCTTCTCCTGCGCCTGGGGTGCCACCGTGGCTCTGGGCACGCTCTGCCTGTGTCGTCGTCGCCTGCTGGCCGGGCCCAGGGCCTGGGACAGCAGCAGCCCTGGCCCTCGCTTGCTGGCCGTGGCTGGCTCCTTGGGTCTGCTGGCCTGTGGCTTGCAGCTGGCAGCCTCCCTCTGGCTGTACCCGGATCCGGGCCAAGTGGGGCGCTTCTCCTGGGCCTGGTGGGGTGTGCACTTCTGGCTGCGATTGCTGGAGCTCACCTGGGCGTTGGCACTGGCTCTGGCAGCAGTGGCCGCTGCTAGGCCTCGTCCACCCATGGAGCATGCCTGCTGGGCCAAGCTGCTGCGCCTGGCCTGCCCAGCCCCTCAGGGCAAGAGTGAGGTGCCTGAGCGCCCCAACAACTGCTACGTGGGGGGTCCCAGCGTTCCAGTGAATTTGCATGGCCTGGAACTCAACAGAAGCCTGATTCGCAATCCTGCAGAGCTGGGCCTCTCTGCAACACCCAGTTCAGGCGCCTGGGGCTCTAATGCATCTTTAGGCCGCATGCATCCTGCAGGCCCGGGGCTGTCTCGCAGCAGCGTGGGTCCAACCGGGTCCTTGAGCGAGCTGGATCTGCGTCCACCATCGCCCATCAACCTAAGCCGCAGCATCGACGCAGCGTTGTGCAGAGAGCACTTGGTGAGGGGCAGTGTGTTCCACCGCTGCGCTTTGTCCTCCTCGCCGCCAGGGGGCGCGCTGCAGTCGCGCCGCCGGGGCAGCCACCCGGAGGTGGCGCTCGAGCTGGAGCTCGACGGCGCCGCTTCACTGCGCCTGCGCGGTCGGTGCCACTCGCTCAGCGATGTGTCGCGCGTGCGCAGACCGACCCCGGCGCACCTGCAGGAGGGACACGGAGGGGATGCTGCTGCAATGGCCACGTCGGCCTTGAGCTCCCTGGACAGCTTCTCCCGCGGCTCCCTCAAGATCAGCTGGAACCCCTGGCGCCATGGGTTGTCCTCGGTGGACAGTCTGCCCCTGGAGGAGCTGCCCAGCACCGTGCAACTGCTGCCATCACATGCACCTGCACCACCAGGGCCTTCTGCAGAGCATCCTAGGGTGGTGCAGCCGCAGCCTCGTTGCAGGCCCGGGGACTCACGCAGCGCCTCCAGCGACACCATTGAGCTCTAAGGACTCAGCCCTAGGCCCGGGATCAGGAATCTGGTCTTCAACTGCTACTGGGACCCCTGACTCATTTGAGGACCTGACATTCTGGGCCCCTGCAGCCCTCACCCCAGTGGCTGGGCCTAAGTCCACCCACTTTtcctgtttttaaatatatatctatttttttccacCCCAGAGGGTATTTTGCACAGAGGCCGTTGAGTTACAAGAATCATTTCAGGGTGAACCTGTAGGTATTGGGGGAGTCCCAGAGAGGCAGGCCAGCTGCCCCAAGATTGTGGGGAGGTTAGACCAGACCGTTTGTTTGTCCAGACTGTCTTGTCCTCATTTGTGCCAAAGAAATAAACCCTTAGGACTTGGCTCGAACCTCCCTGTGCCCATGTCAGGGCTCGGCTAGCATGTGGGAGGCCCTGATCCGGATCCCTCCTCTCTTGTGCCAGAGGCCTTGCACATCTCTCTTCCTGACTCCAGGGCACTGACCTACCCAGCATCTGGCCTTTGGCTCTTCACTTCTCTCCCACAGAAAGGTGAGGCGTGAGTGGCAGAGTTGGCAGggcatttgatttttgtttgtttgtttttgggccacacctggtgacacttaggcattcctcctggctatgcgctcaaatcgctcctggctccagggaccatatgggacgctggaggatcgaaccacggtccatcctaggtttgcatgtgcaaggcaaacaccctaccacttgcgccactgctccggccccaagaattcttGACTCTTATTGAAGTGGGGTTGAGTAGcatgtcattcctggcagtgctcctggcttcctgcatgcagaacCTGAGATCAGCCTTTGAAACTGTTTCTCCAGCTCACATTCccatttatttttggcttggagcccacacacagctgtgctcaggagttaattcctagctctgctcaggagaccatatggaatgcccaggatcGAACTATTATCAGACCaaatcaggtcagccacatgcaaggccagcaccttaatgccctgtgccatctctcccgAACACCCATCTCCCCGAATACCCATTTTAAGATAAGGGAAATTCAGAGACAAAAGCTATTTGTCCAGGGTACTTGGTAATCCAAGACTGGGTCTTCCCTCCGCCTCTGATCAGCCACTGGACCAGGCCCCTTCGCAGGGGTAGCCTCTCTCCTACATTTCTCAGGGTTTTAGGAAAGGTAAAGGGGGCCCTCAGGAGCTCAACCAACCCCTGGAATGCCAGGGCAGGGATAATACCAAAGCACCTCCGTTTTCCAGACCTTTATTTCCTGAGATGAATAAATAAACCAGTATCAGGGCACAGGGCTAGGGAACAGGAAGGAGCTGGCAGCATGCAGCTGGCAGGCGGGAGTTGTGGCAGTGCCCCCAGCAGGTACCTCCCCTATCCTAGGCAGGGGTCCCCACCTGGAGTCCCTTGACTCTCTTGCCCGTGGGTGGTGATATCCACCCACCCTCCTCCTGGCCACTGTCTTCGCGATTCACTGTTAGGCTACTTGGCACCCGAGGGGCCTTGCCTGCCCAGGCCAGAGATTCTGGGGGCTCTGTAAGGTGGGGAGAGGTGTGGACCCCCACCCCTGATGGGACAGCCGGCTTGGCATGTGGAGACTGCGTGCATCATCTGCCCTTGATGAATCCCTCCAGCACACGGTCACTGCGCTCCGACAGCCAGTAGCCGGTCATGGCTGCCACTGCCCCAATAAAAATGGCCGTGAAAACCAGGTCGCCCTTGGCAGCCAGGGTAGCTAGCGCACAGATGATGACGCCGAAGAACATCTGCTGCAGCACCACCACCTCGTCCTCCGTCATCTCTGAGAAGAAGCCTGCTGACTCTGGGGAGCAAGGGGGAACCAGTCATGGCCCATCTCAGTGTAGGGCAACTGAGGCACTGGGTGTGCCAAAGGCCACAGGTGCACATGAGCACAGTAGAGGTGGCCTGGCAGGTAGGTTCCCAACACAGCCTCTACTGGACATAGGGGAGAGccaaaggagggagggagcagcATTGGGGGTGCTGGGGAGTTTCCAGATGCAAGACCACTCAGCACAGTACCCCAGGAAGCTGTTGCTGTCATCATGAGCCAGGGCTGAAAAGTTTTAAAggaagttgtgtgtgtgtcttaagGTAGGTGGGGGACAAGggaagaggggtgtgtgtgtgtgtgtgtgtgtgaaaagttTTAAAGGAAGTTGTGTGTGTCTTAAGGTAGGTGGGGGACAAgggaagaggtgtgtgtgtgtgtgtgtgtgtgtgtgtgtgtgtgtgaaaagttTTAAaggaagttgtgtgtgtgtgtcttaaggTAGGTGGGGGACAAgggaagaggtgtgtgtgtgtgtgtgtgtgtgtgaaaagttTTAAaggaagttgtgtgtgtgtgtcttaaggTAGGTGGGGGACAAgggaagaggtgtgtgtgtgtgtgtgtgtgtgtgtgtgtgtgtgtgtgtgtgtgtgtgtgtgtgtgtgtgtgtgtgtgtgtgaggtaaAAGGCCAGCTTAAGGTTGGTGGGGAACAGGGGAAGAGGTGTGGGCCAGTAGCTACCCGGAGAAAGGGCT contains:
- the PRRT3 gene encoding proline-rich transmembrane protein 3, which encodes MVACALLPLLLWVLRAGPVLGRELPRPPDDSEPYLTAVVRPKGLEGPQSQASDFWEKARDGDSWNSAVSSIPAGELPLGPALHGPRAASGPPRVGPAVTDDLQMARGSTSLGWTGPLDSQESKEHEVPGPHPGGPPQLTVIPTTVRIQLGGATAPPLLGASAGLQPPSEQGVLIGDKTSAPEIPPWDGHNPLHTPSTPLGTAGSPVLESRGAEEDFQEVARGPPLIQQGHAPPDQQGSEIPIEGGSSPEPETQPDLAKTGSHPPAQETPVEPPRKDGGREESSPSPSPKQTDPPDVRGTPATESSQAPEVSVMNGVDPISPQRVRGAVGSPGTPKSLIPSLLDPGPAPNRTDIPKEALKPDDTEDWPGRPQSHPPAPPVQAPSTSRRGLIRITTQRALGQPGLPEPPASSMAPVPVSSPPANATAPPLLWGPLRRVLSFSWELHVYGVGVLFLLPALLALATLAAAPSGPRLALAAAALVLVGAVLRSAYMLADPYGSQARLGIQAGLVLYNLPFPLLVTAQGALSLLGLGTGLPPQLQKPLLLAVLAGLHLLILLTTDLLSRRPVLNLLAQGFSCAWGATVALGTLCLCRRRLLAGPRAWDSSSPGPRLLAVAGSLGLLACGLQLAASLWLYPDPGQVGRFSWAWWGVHFWLRLLELTWALALALAAVAAARPRPPMEHACWAKLLRLACPAPQGKSEVPERPNNCYVGGPSVPVNLHGLELNRSLIRNPAELGLSATPSSGAWGSNASLGRMHPAGPGLSRSSVGPTGSLSELDLRPPSPINLSRSIDAALCREHLVRGSVFHRCALSSSPPGGALQSRRRGSHPEVALELELDGAASLRLRGRCHSLSDVSRVRRPTPAHLQEGHGGDAAAMATSALSSLDSFSRGSLKISWNPWRHGLSSVDSLPLEELPSTVQLLPSHAPAPPGPSAEHPRVVQPQPRCRPGDSRSASSDTIEL